The following coding sequences are from one Chromatiales bacterium window:
- a CDS encoding SDR family oxidoreductase, translating into MRTVLIIGCGDIGRRVAHRHLRHGDYVTGLVRSQASAERLAAEGILPLVMDLDSDESPLPEAELVYHFAPPPGSGEQDTRTQRLLTRLPAPVHLVYISTSGVYGDHQGAWVDENTPPNPQTDRARRRLDAERRLLAWGRQEAVPVVILRVGGIYGPGRLPIDRLDQVTVICPDEAPYSNRIHADDLAAVCVAAAEHGEPGGIYNVADDEPGTMTEYFYQVADAVGRPRPPCVSLQEAPAHLSPGMLSYVRESRRMRTDKMKTLGIHLRYPGLKDGLAASLDDPDT; encoded by the coding sequence GTGCGCACTGTGCTTATCATCGGTTGCGGCGACATCGGCCGCCGCGTGGCCCACAGGCATCTCCGTCACGGGGACTACGTGACCGGGTTGGTACGCAGCCAGGCGAGTGCGGAGCGACTCGCAGCCGAGGGCATCCTGCCCCTGGTCATGGACCTCGACAGCGACGAATCCCCCCTGCCCGAGGCCGAGCTCGTCTATCACTTTGCCCCGCCGCCCGGCAGCGGCGAGCAGGATACCCGCACCCAGCGCCTGCTCACACGGCTGCCGGCGCCCGTGCATCTCGTCTACATCAGCACCTCGGGGGTGTATGGCGACCACCAGGGCGCCTGGGTGGACGAGAACACGCCACCCAACCCGCAGACCGACCGCGCCCGCCGCCGGCTGGATGCGGAACGCCGACTGCTGGCCTGGGGCCGGCAGGAGGCCGTGCCGGTGGTGATCCTGCGCGTGGGGGGCATCTACGGCCCCGGCCGGCTGCCCATCGACCGGCTCGACCAGGTGACGGTGATCTGCCCCGACGAGGCGCCCTATTCCAACCGCATCCACGCCGACGACCTCGCCGCCGTCTGCGTCGCGGCGGCCGAGCATGGCGAGCCCGGCGGGATCTACAACGTGGCGGACGACGAGCCGGGCACGATGACCGAGTATTTCTACCAGGTGGCGGATGCCGTGGGCAGGCCGCGCCCGCCCTGTGTCTCCCTGCAGGAGGCACCGGCACACCTGAGCCCGGGGATGCTGTCCTATGTGCGCGAGTCGCGGCGCATGCGCACCGATAAGATGAAGACGCTGGGCATCCACCTCCGATACCCCGGCCTGAAGGATGGACTGGCCGCCAGCCTGGACGACCCCGACACCTGA
- a CDS encoding CDP-6-deoxy-delta-3,4-glucoseen reductase encodes MSFIVTIQPSGHQFTCEDDETVLDAALRQGYALPYGCRNGACGSCLGRLLQGEVDYGAVKPPAINEKEIAEGKALFCQALPLSDLEIEVREIGAAKDIVIKTLPVRVIGLNRLNHDVMEMRLKLPATERLQFLAGQYIDILLKDGRRRSFSLANAPHQDEYLELHLRHVPGGDFTDHVFNEMKEKALLRIEGPLGSFFLREDSERPVILVAGGTGFAPIKGIIEHAIAHGDTRPMILYWGARAREDLYLNDLAQDWADAHANISYVPVLSEPGADDAWEGRSGFVHEAVVADHPDLAGFDVYMAGPPPMIQAARAAFGERGLPDEQLYYDSFDYSADAKQGG; translated from the coding sequence ATGAGCTTCATCGTCACCATACAACCAAGCGGCCACCAGTTCACCTGCGAAGACGACGAGACCGTCCTCGACGCCGCGCTGCGCCAGGGCTATGCGCTGCCCTACGGCTGTCGCAACGGCGCCTGCGGGTCCTGCCTGGGCCGGCTCCTGCAGGGAGAGGTGGACTACGGTGCGGTGAAGCCGCCGGCCATCAACGAGAAGGAGATCGCCGAGGGCAAGGCGCTGTTCTGCCAGGCCCTGCCGCTCTCCGACCTCGAGATCGAGGTGCGCGAGATCGGTGCGGCGAAGGACATCGTGATCAAGACCCTGCCGGTGCGGGTGATCGGGCTCAACCGGCTCAACCACGACGTGATGGAGATGCGCCTCAAGCTGCCGGCCACCGAGCGCCTGCAGTTCCTCGCCGGCCAGTACATCGACATCCTGCTCAAGGACGGTCGCCGCCGCAGCTTCTCGCTGGCCAACGCCCCGCACCAGGACGAGTACCTGGAGCTGCACCTGCGTCACGTGCCGGGCGGCGACTTCACCGATCACGTCTTCAACGAGATGAAGGAAAAGGCCCTGCTGCGCATCGAGGGCCCGCTGGGCAGTTTCTTCCTGCGCGAGGATTCCGAGCGCCCGGTGATCCTGGTGGCCGGCGGCACCGGCTTCGCCCCCATCAAGGGCATCATCGAACATGCCATCGCCCACGGCGACACCCGGCCCATGATCCTCTACTGGGGCGCGCGCGCGAGGGAAGACCTGTACCTCAACGACCTCGCGCAGGACTGGGCCGACGCGCATGCAAACATCAGCTACGTGCCCGTGCTCTCCGAACCCGGGGCCGATGACGCCTGGGAGGGACGCAGCGGTTTCGTGCACGAGGCCGTGGTCGCCGATCATCCCGACCTCGCGGGCTTCGACGTCTACATGGCCGGCCCCCCGCCCATGATCCAGGCCGCCCGCGCCGCCTTCGGCGAACGCGGCCTGCCCGATGAACAGCTCTACTACGACTCCTTCGACTACAGCGCCGACGCGAAGCAGGGCGGCTGA
- a CDS encoding EAL domain-containing protein translates to MKTTTSRGGALLLGAALALGPPAWAAPPVLDVGVYDNPPKVYVDGQGNPDGLFIDVLNAIAREEGWQLRYRRCEWNDCLEQLAAGELDLMPDVAITPERAERFDFHQQPVTYSWSVVLTHADAPLTAFADLDGLRVALLEGAVQNEGLSRAMHAIGTAYTPLIYPRFADAFAAVRDGEADAVVTNSFFAARHAREYGLRETPLVFNPASLYYASTRGRHGGMLARIDARLSDWRLDEDSPYYAALKEAMVPAQTPVLPAWVPRLLVAGLGLVLLFVAITLLLRWQVAVRTRDLRTATQRFDHLLTASPVVLYQLEYANGRVRPRWVSDNVRRVFGFEPGRFVAEDDWTRSLHPEDREAVLGNLAVLPDRGQLTQEYRIRDAQGQIRVVRDEMRFLPGEGTTVAEIVGSWNDLTEQHQQAEQVRFLTHYDPLTRLPNRELLRERLEQAVGRARREDGRVGVMFIDVDRFKLINDGLGHPVGDAVLRAVADRLSRLVQRGDTLARAGGDSFVLLMEDNASRHRAVTLANRIQRRFVEPIHIGEQELITTLSMGISLYPDDGVAPDELLQHAEAALYEVKSAGRNAHRLYTPALTEGLADRLSLERALRGVVARNELLLHYQPQIDLAANRLVGVEALVRWQHPELGLVSPARFIPLAEEIGIIGELGAWVLQEACRQMRAWQAAGVVVPRVAVNLSVQQIERRTLIPLVRGVLDDTGLEPSSLELEVTESIIMREPERATAALSGFRDLGIQLAIDDFGTGYSSLSYLKHLPLDRMKIDQSFVRDIGRDGNSEAISRAIISLARSLDLETVAEGVEEASQREFLLREGCDIAQGYLYSPPVPAEEISLSWQRWQPGDARR, encoded by the coding sequence ATGAAAACCACCACCTCGCGGGGTGGCGCGCTGCTGCTAGGCGCCGCCCTCGCCCTCGGCCCGCCCGCATGGGCGGCGCCACCCGTTCTCGACGTGGGGGTGTACGACAACCCACCCAAGGTATACGTCGATGGGCAGGGCAATCCGGATGGCCTCTTCATCGATGTGCTGAACGCCATTGCCCGGGAAGAGGGCTGGCAGCTGCGCTACCGGCGCTGCGAGTGGAACGACTGCCTGGAACAGCTGGCCGCGGGCGAGCTGGACCTGATGCCGGATGTGGCCATCACCCCCGAACGTGCCGAACGCTTCGATTTTCACCAGCAGCCCGTCACCTACAGCTGGTCGGTGGTGCTCACGCACGCCGACGCACCGCTCACCGCCTTCGCCGATCTCGATGGCCTGCGCGTGGCCCTGCTCGAGGGGGCGGTGCAGAACGAGGGCCTGTCGCGTGCCATGCACGCGATCGGTACGGCCTACACACCGCTCATCTACCCACGCTTTGCCGATGCCTTCGCCGCCGTGCGTGACGGCGAGGCCGATGCGGTGGTCACCAACAGCTTCTTTGCCGCACGCCACGCACGCGAATACGGCCTGCGCGAGACACCGCTGGTCTTCAATCCGGCCAGCCTCTACTACGCCTCCACCCGCGGCCGACACGGCGGGATGCTCGCGCGTATCGATGCCCGCCTGAGCGACTGGCGCCTGGACGAGGACTCTCCCTACTACGCCGCCCTCAAGGAGGCGATGGTGCCGGCACAGACCCCGGTGCTGCCGGCCTGGGTGCCGCGACTCCTGGTTGCCGGCCTCGGTCTGGTGCTGCTGTTCGTCGCCATCACCCTGCTGCTGCGCTGGCAGGTGGCGGTGCGCACGCGCGATCTGCGTACCGCCACCCAGCGCTTCGATCACCTCCTCACCGCCAGCCCCGTGGTGCTCTACCAGCTCGAGTATGCGAATGGTCGCGTGCGGCCGCGCTGGGTGAGTGACAACGTGCGACGCGTGTTCGGCTTCGAACCGGGACGTTTCGTCGCCGAGGACGACTGGACCCGCAGCCTGCATCCCGAGGACCGCGAGGCCGTACTGGGCAACCTCGCGGTACTGCCGGATCGCGGGCAGCTCACCCAGGAATACCGCATCCGCGATGCGCAGGGACAGATCCGCGTGGTGCGCGACGAGATGCGCTTCCTGCCGGGAGAGGGGACGACGGTGGCCGAGATCGTCGGCTCCTGGAACGACCTCACCGAGCAGCACCAGCAGGCCGAGCAGGTGCGTTTTCTCACGCATTACGACCCGCTCACCCGCCTGCCCAACCGCGAACTCCTGCGCGAGCGGCTGGAACAGGCCGTCGGCCGTGCGCGACGCGAGGACGGCCGGGTCGGCGTGATGTTCATCGACGTCGACCGCTTCAAGCTGATCAACGACGGTCTCGGTCATCCGGTCGGCGACGCCGTCCTGCGAGCCGTGGCCGATCGTCTCTCGCGACTGGTCCAGCGGGGTGACACCCTGGCGCGTGCCGGTGGCGACAGCTTCGTCCTGCTGATGGAGGACAATGCCAGCCGGCATCGTGCCGTCACCCTGGCCAACCGCATCCAGCGGCGTTTCGTCGAGCCGATCCACATCGGCGAGCAGGAACTCATCACCACGTTGAGCATGGGCATCAGTCTCTACCCGGACGACGGTGTCGCCCCGGATGAACTGCTGCAGCATGCCGAGGCCGCGCTCTACGAGGTGAAGAGTGCCGGGCGCAATGCCCATCGGTTGTACACGCCGGCGCTTACCGAAGGGCTGGCCGACCGTCTCAGCCTGGAACGCGCCCTGCGCGGGGTGGTGGCACGCAACGAACTGCTGCTCCACTACCAGCCGCAGATCGACCTGGCCGCCAACCGGCTGGTCGGGGTGGAGGCCCTGGTACGCTGGCAGCACCCGGAGCTCGGGCTGGTGTCGCCCGCGCGCTTCATTCCGCTGGCCGAGGAGATCGGTATCATCGGCGAGCTCGGCGCCTGGGTGCTGCAAGAGGCCTGTCGGCAGATGCGCGCCTGGCAGGCCGCTGGCGTGGTGGTGCCACGCGTGGCGGTGAACCTCTCGGTGCAGCAGATCGAGCGCCGCACGCTGATTCCCCTGGTGCGCGGCGTGCTGGACGACACCGGCCTGGAACCCTCGTCACTGGAGCTGGAGGTCACCGAGTCCATCATCATGCGCGAGCCGGAACGGGCGACGGCGGCGCTGTCCGGTTTCCGTGACCTGGGTATCCAGCTGGCCATCGACGACTTCGGCACGGGCTATTCCAGCTTGAGTTACCTCAAGCACCTGCCGCTGGATCGCATGAAGATCGACCAGTCCTTCGTGCGCGACATCGGCCGCGACGGCAACAGCGAGGCCATCAGCCGCGCCATCATCAGTCTCGCGCGCAGCCTGGACCTGGAAACGGTGGCCGAGGGGGTGGAGGAGGCATCGCAGCGCGAGTTCCTCCTGCGCGAAGGCTGCGACATCGCCCAGGGGTATCTCTACAGTCCGCCCGTGCCGGCGGAGGAGATCAGCCTGTCCTGGCAGCGCTGGCAGCCGGGCGACGCTCGGCGCTGA
- the metE gene encoding 5-methyltetrahydropteroyltriglutamate--homocysteine S-methyltransferase: MDTKRITTHNLGYPRIGARRELKFALEDYWRGELDAAGLEAAGRALRERHWREQRAAGMDWVPVGDFSLYDHVADTTLLLGAAPARFGAEANPLEGYFRMARGRAHADDPGTTPALEMTKWFDTNYHYLVPELHSGQSFRLHGERLFAQVREAQALGLGAKPVILGPLTWLWLGKMADDGDRLALLDALLPVYGELLSELARLGCSWVQIDEPILVLDLPPAWKQAFETTYHRLQTPGLKSLLTTYFGDLGDNTALACRLPVDGLHVDLARAPDQLTRVLDHLPAYRQLSLGVVDGRNVWRCDLEAARARIGETLARRPQGLWLAPSCSLLHVPQDLDQEPELDGELRTWLAFARQKLDEVGLLARLASTPEPAPADAAALHQGTAAFAARLASPRIHRPEVTERLASLPADIDRRRHPFAVRKRAQQARLGLPLLPTTTIGSFPQTAGIRRTRQAFKQGRISKADYETAMQASIREAVERQEALGLDVLVHGEPERNDMVEYFGEQLEGYAFTRHGWVQSYGSRCVKPPIIYGDVLRPAAMTVAWSHYAHSLTDHPMKGMLTGPVTMLQWSFVRDDQPRARTCEQIALALRDEVCDLEAAGIGIIQIDEPALREGLPLRRQDWASYLDWAVRCFRITASGVADDTQIHTHMCYAEFNDIIEAIAALDADVITIEASRSDMALLEAFEDFAYPNDIGPGVYDIHTPNVPTVDEIRVRLEKALARIPAERLWVNPDCGLKTRGWPEVEAALRAMVTATNALRGALGDAGRQRTA, encoded by the coding sequence ATGGACACGAAACGCATCACGACACACAACCTGGGCTATCCGCGCATCGGCGCACGGCGCGAACTCAAGTTCGCGCTCGAGGACTACTGGCGCGGCGAGCTGGACGCGGCCGGACTGGAGGCCGCGGGGCGCGCGCTGCGCGAACGCCACTGGCGGGAACAGCGTGCGGCGGGCATGGATTGGGTACCGGTGGGCGACTTCTCTCTCTACGACCACGTTGCCGACACCACCCTCTTGCTGGGCGCTGCCCCGGCACGCTTCGGTGCGGAGGCGAACCCGCTCGAGGGCTACTTCCGCATGGCCCGCGGCCGCGCCCACGCCGATGATCCCGGGACCACGCCTGCCCTGGAGATGACCAAGTGGTTCGACACCAACTACCACTACCTGGTCCCGGAGCTGCACAGCGGGCAGTCGTTCCGCCTGCACGGCGAGCGCCTGTTCGCCCAGGTGCGCGAGGCACAGGCGCTGGGACTGGGCGCCAAGCCGGTGATCCTGGGGCCGCTCACCTGGCTCTGGCTCGGCAAGATGGCCGACGACGGCGACCGCCTCGCCCTGCTCGACGCCCTGCTGCCCGTCTACGGCGAGCTGCTGTCCGAACTCGCACGACTGGGATGCAGCTGGGTGCAGATCGACGAACCCATCCTGGTGCTCGACCTGCCGCCAGCCTGGAAGCAGGCCTTCGAGACCACCTACCACCGGTTGCAGACCCCCGGCCTGAAGTCCCTGCTCACCACCTATTTCGGCGACCTCGGCGACAACACGGCACTGGCCTGCCGATTGCCCGTGGATGGACTGCACGTCGACCTGGCCCGCGCGCCCGACCAGCTGACGCGCGTGCTCGACCACCTGCCGGCCTACAGGCAACTGTCGCTCGGGGTGGTCGACGGCCGCAACGTGTGGCGCTGCGACCTGGAGGCTGCCCGCGCGCGGATCGGCGAGACGCTGGCGCGACGCCCGCAGGGTCTCTGGCTCGCTCCGAGCTGTTCCCTGCTGCACGTCCCGCAGGACCTCGATCAAGAACCGGAACTGGACGGGGAACTGCGCACCTGGCTCGCCTTTGCGCGCCAGAAGCTCGACGAGGTGGGCCTGCTGGCGCGCCTGGCGAGCACCCCTGAACCCGCGCCGGCCGATGCCGCTGCCCTGCACCAGGGCACGGCAGCCTTCGCGGCGCGCCTCGCCTCGCCGCGCATCCATCGCCCCGAGGTGACCGAGCGCCTGGCCTCGCTGCCGGCGGACATCGACCGGCGCAGACACCCCTTCGCCGTTCGCAAGCGCGCACAACAGGCGCGGCTGGGGCTGCCTCTGCTGCCCACCACCACCATCGGCTCCTTCCCGCAGACGGCCGGGATCCGCCGCACCCGGCAGGCCTTCAAACAGGGACGGATCAGCAAGGCGGACTACGAGACCGCCATGCAGGCGAGCATCCGCGAGGCGGTCGAGCGACAGGAGGCGCTGGGCCTGGACGTGCTGGTACACGGGGAGCCCGAACGCAACGACATGGTGGAGTACTTCGGCGAGCAGCTGGAGGGCTATGCCTTCACGCGCCACGGCTGGGTGCAGTCCTATGGCTCGCGCTGCGTCAAACCACCCATCATCTATGGCGACGTGCTGCGGCCGGCCGCGATGACGGTGGCCTGGTCACACTATGCCCACTCGCTCACCGACCACCCCATGAAAGGGATGCTCACGGGACCGGTGACCATGCTGCAATGGTCCTTCGTGCGCGACGATCAGCCGCGCGCACGCACCTGCGAGCAGATCGCCCTGGCCCTGCGCGACGAGGTATGCGACCTGGAGGCCGCCGGCATCGGCATCATCCAGATCGACGAGCCGGCCCTGCGCGAAGGCCTGCCGCTGCGTCGGCAGGACTGGGCATCCTACCTGGACTGGGCGGTGCGCTGCTTTCGCATCACGGCCTCCGGGGTGGCGGACGACACCCAGATCCACACCCACATGTGCTACGCCGAATTCAACGACATCATCGAGGCCATCGCCGCCCTGGATGCGGACGTGATCACCATCGAGGCCTCGCGTTCGGACATGGCCCTGCTGGAGGCCTTCGAGGACTTCGCCTACCCCAACGACATCGGGCCCGGCGTCTATGACATCCACACGCCCAACGTGCCAACCGTGGACGAAATCCGCGTGCGACTGGAAAAGGCCCTGGCCCGGATCCCGGCCGAGCGGCTGTGGGTCAACCCGGACTGCGGGCTCAAGACCCGCGGCTGGCCCGAGGTGGAGGCGGCGCTGCGCGCCATGGTGACGGCCACCAATGCCCTGCGCGGGGCGCTTGGGGACGCGGGACGCCAGCGTACCGCCTGA
- a CDS encoding LysR family transcriptional regulator, whose protein sequence is MNPIHNPVELRHLRTLVVLREAGSLVAAAERLHLTQSALSHQLKALEHQLGLPLFTRNSRPLVFTEAGQRLLTLADELLPRVRAAHQALERLASGNAGRLYLALECHACFDWLMPTLDRYQADHPQIEVDLTLSFPDATLSALARGDIDLAITADPQLRRDVTYRPLFRYENVLVISPRHRLAAVAHVRPQDLRDEMLVTYPVAAEYLDIWSRFLTPAGVAPAEWRRTELTPMLLQLVASGRGVAALPRWAVAEELDRGYLLARPLGPQGLQATLHAAMRSGEAGLPHLAAFVEQARETCLARLADVHPVQEGD, encoded by the coding sequence ATGAATCCTATTCATAACCCGGTGGAGTTGCGGCACCTGCGTACCCTCGTCGTGCTGCGCGAGGCCGGCAGCCTCGTGGCGGCGGCCGAGCGGCTGCACCTCACCCAATCGGCCCTCTCGCACCAGCTCAAGGCGCTGGAACACCAGCTCGGCCTGCCGTTGTTCACGCGCAACAGCCGTCCGCTGGTCTTCACCGAGGCCGGCCAGCGGCTGCTGACGCTGGCCGATGAGCTGCTGCCCCGGGTGCGTGCTGCACACCAGGCCCTCGAGCGGCTGGCCAGCGGCAATGCCGGGCGCCTCTACCTGGCCCTGGAATGCCACGCCTGCTTCGACTGGCTGATGCCCACGCTCGACCGTTACCAGGCCGATCACCCGCAGATCGAGGTGGATCTTACCCTGTCGTTCCCTGATGCCACCCTGTCGGCGCTGGCGCGGGGCGACATCGATCTGGCCATCACCGCCGATCCGCAGCTGCGACGGGATGTGACCTACCGCCCCTTGTTTCGCTACGAGAACGTGCTGGTGATATCACCCCGTCACCGACTCGCCGCGGTGGCTCACGTACGTCCGCAGGACCTGCGCGACGAGATGCTGGTGACGTATCCGGTCGCGGCCGAGTATCTGGACATCTGGTCGCGCTTTCTGACCCCGGCGGGTGTTGCGCCGGCCGAATGGCGCCGGACCGAGCTCACCCCCATGCTGCTGCAGCTGGTGGCCAGCGGACGCGGCGTGGCCGCACTGCCACGCTGGGCGGTGGCCGAAGAACTGGACCGGGGCTACCTGCTTGCCCGGCCGCTCGGACCGCAGGGTCTGCAGGCCACCCTCCATGCCGCCATGCGCAGCGGCGAGGCCGGCTTGCCGCACCTGGCGGCCTTTGTCGAGCAGGCGCGGGAGACCTGTCTCGCCCGTCTCGCCGATGTGCACCCAGTCCAGGAGGGCGACTGA
- a CDS encoding mechanosensitive ion channel gives MNETDKFTQIFQAIRTEALVEIALLVAAAVFLIVVLGRVLPWVGNKLHGKRRLYLLASVPLLRLVIILVTLVLIVPRIIEPTLQNMVAVLGAAGLAIGFALKDYVSSLIAGVVVLHEFPYRQGDWIEVDGAYGEVRHVGMRTVEIVTPDDTTVCIPHQKIWTDLIHNANDGGATLMCVADFYLEPDHDAAAVRHALHDVALSSPYLQLDRPVIVIVQESPGYTHYRLKAYPLDARQQFLFTSDLTVRGKAMLQAMGVAPARIWCPGNN, from the coding sequence ATGAACGAGACGGATAAGTTCACCCAGATCTTCCAGGCCATCCGCACCGAGGCCCTGGTCGAGATCGCCCTGCTGGTCGCCGCGGCCGTATTCCTGATCGTGGTGCTCGGGCGGGTGCTGCCATGGGTGGGCAACAAGCTGCATGGCAAGCGTCGCCTGTACCTGCTGGCCAGCGTGCCGCTGCTGCGGCTGGTCATCATCCTGGTCACCCTGGTCCTGATCGTGCCGCGCATCATCGAGCCGACGCTGCAGAACATGGTGGCGGTGCTGGGCGCGGCCGGGCTGGCCATCGGTTTTGCGCTGAAGGACTACGTCAGCAGTCTCATCGCCGGGGTGGTGGTCCTGCACGAGTTCCCCTACCGCCAGGGCGACTGGATCGAGGTGGATGGGGCCTATGGCGAGGTGCGCCACGTTGGCATGCGCACCGTGGAGATCGTCACCCCGGACGACACGACGGTGTGCATCCCCCATCAGAAGATCTGGACCGACCTGATCCACAATGCCAACGACGGCGGTGCCACGCTGATGTGCGTGGCGGATTTCTATCTGGAGCCCGACCACGATGCCGCGGCAGTGCGGCATGCCCTGCATGACGTGGCCCTGAGCAGCCCCTATCTGCAACTCGATCGACCGGTCATCGTCATCGTGCAGGAAAGCCCCGGTTATACCCATTACCGGCTCAAGGCCTATCCGCTGGATGCCCGGCAGCAGTTCCTGTTCACCAGTGACCTCACCGTGCGTGGCAAGGCCATGCTGCAGGCCATGGGCGTAGCGCCCGCCCGTATCTGGTGTCCGGGGAATAATTGA
- a CDS encoding MarR family transcriptional regulator yields the protein MSTPAADASADQLWQIVPLAEFRLPAEPAQQVASRKLRDFWRLLRSDDASAQAPARAEKDLRALPEVRLEHLVPPVDWGSAHAALDEALTDWLHGDTPPVRFFVGPPGGGVAEALGRWAGHRNWPVIEPPTTEQILAGDTSWLDDWPRDAEGWLLPSLERCYLRHPQGLTLVRRLLEALTAGRLGRGLVACDSWAWAFLQRVWVIPQPEVYTLQAFDGERLSACFLQLAHRGGRHLRVRNAHTGEDILPWPDASSEEAEKAQAASAELRRLAAHCRGNLGVAWTYWRTHLRTEPDPEEAGAVEQTEDRKDEADTVWWSSGRAPVMPVETGDDLAFVLHALLLHNGLDLATLERLLPLSHGQLAAVVARLVQLGLVEQAGGRHRVAPLGYAAAREFLRGRGYLVDAF from the coding sequence ATGAGCACCCCCGCTGCAGACGCGTCCGCCGATCAACTGTGGCAGATCGTGCCCCTGGCCGAATTTCGCCTGCCGGCCGAACCCGCCCAGCAGGTTGCCAGCCGCAAGCTGCGCGACTTCTGGCGCCTGCTGCGCAGCGACGATGCCAGCGCCCAGGCGCCGGCGCGGGCCGAGAAGGACCTGCGCGCCCTGCCCGAGGTGCGCCTGGAGCACCTGGTCCCGCCGGTGGACTGGGGCAGTGCACATGCCGCCCTGGACGAGGCCCTGACGGACTGGCTGCATGGCGACACGCCCCCGGTGCGCTTCTTCGTGGGGCCGCCGGGCGGCGGGGTGGCCGAGGCCCTGGGCCGCTGGGCCGGGCACCGCAACTGGCCGGTGATCGAGCCGCCCACGACCGAACAGATCCTGGCCGGAGATACCAGCTGGCTGGATGACTGGCCGCGGGATGCCGAGGGCTGGCTGCTGCCGTCGCTGGAGCGCTGTTACCTGCGTCACCCGCAGGGTCTCACCCTGGTGCGCCGCCTGCTCGAGGCCCTGACCGCGGGCCGGCTCGGGCGTGGCCTCGTCGCCTGCGACAGCTGGGCCTGGGCCTTTCTGCAGCGGGTCTGGGTCATCCCGCAGCCCGAGGTCTACACCCTGCAGGCCTTCGATGGCGAGCGCCTGTCGGCCTGTTTTCTGCAACTGGCCCACCGTGGCGGGCGGCACCTGCGCGTGCGCAACGCCCATACCGGCGAGGACATCCTGCCCTGGCCGGATGCGTCGTCCGAGGAGGCCGAGAAGGCACAGGCCGCGAGCGCCGAGCTGCGGCGCCTGGCCGCACATTGTCGCGGCAATCTGGGCGTGGCCTGGACCTACTGGCGCACACACCTGCGTACCGAGCCCGATCCCGAGGAGGCCGGGGCGGTGGAGCAGACCGAGGACCGGAAGGACGAGGCGGACACCGTCTGGTGGTCCAGCGGGCGCGCCCCGGTGATGCCGGTGGAGACCGGCGACGACCTCGCCTTCGTGCTGCATGCCCTGTTGCTGCACAACGGCCTGGATCTGGCCACCCTCGAGCGTTTGCTGCCGCTCTCCCATGGCCAGCTCGCCGCGGTGGTCGCCCGCCTCGTGCAGCTGGGGCTGGTGGAACAGGCGGGCGGACGCCATCGTGTGGCCCCCCTGGGCTATGCGGCCGCCAGGGAGTTCCTGCGCGGGCGTGGCTACCTGGTCGATGCCTTCTGA